CAGGATCAGTGCGATGAACAGCAGCACGATGACGAGCAGGGTGACAAAGAGGGTCATGGACGTCCTTTTCTATTGCACAGCGGCTCTGGCGCGGTGCGCGTCAGCCGGTTTGCGCGGGGTTATAAAGCCATGGCTACAGGCTGGCAACCGACTTTACCCAGCCAATGCGTTTCAGCGGATGTCATCCAGGGCGGGGGTGGCCCGGTCAGCGGTCGGGCAGGGCGGCGGGTTTCGGGTTAGACTTGCCGCCTTTTCGCACACTCAAGAAGCCCGCACATGGCCCAGCCGTCCACCACCTACAAATTCGAATTGAACCTGACCGACCTCGATCGTGGGGTCTATGAAAGCGTCAAGCAGACCATCGCCCGTCACCCTTCGGAAACCGAAGAGCGCATGACCGTACGGTTGCTGTCCTACGCCTTCTGGTACAACGAGCACCTGTCGTTCGGTCGGGGTCTGTCGGACGTGGATGAACCCGCCCTGTGGGAAAAGAGCCTGGATGACCGCGTCCTGCACTGGATCGAAGTTGGCCAGCCGGACGCCGATCGCCTGACCTGGTGCTCGCGCCGCACCGAACGCACCAGCCTCCTGGCCTACGGCAGCCTGCGGGTCTGGCAGACCCGGGTGCTGGACGCGGTGAAGAACCTGAAGAACCTCAACATTGCCGGCGTGCCCCAGGAAGTCCTCGAGACCCTGGCCAAGGACATGCCGCGCGTCATCAAGTGGGACGTGATGATCAGCGAAGGCACGATCTTCGTCACCGACGATCGCGGCCAGCACGAAGTGCAGCTGGAATGGCTGCTGGGCGAGCGCGGCTGATCGCCCGCTCTGCCCCTGAACGATCCACCGTCCCCCCAGAGAAGTTGCTGTTAGCCCATGCGTATCGAACCCCGTGAGTTGCCCGCCGTCCTGCCCTTTCTTGGCGATCTGCCGCCACTGCTGACCCGCCTTTATGCCGCCCGTGGCGTGCAATCGGTGGAGGAGTTGGACAAGAGTCTGGCGCGGCTGATCCCGTTTCAGCAGCTCAAGGGTATCGACGCCGCGGTGGACCTGCTGGTGACCGCTCTGGACCAGCGCCAGCGTATCCTCATCGTCGGCGACTTCGACGCCGACGGCGCCACCGCCAGCACCGTGGGCCTGCTGGGCCTGCGCCTGCTGGGCGCGGCCCATGTCGATTACCTGGTGCCCAACCGCTTTGAATACGGCTACGGCCTGACCCCGGAAATCGTCGCCGTGGCCCTGCAGCGCGAGCCGCAGTTACTGATCACCGTGGACAACGGCATCTCCAGCGTCGAAGGCGTGGCGGCGGCCAAGGCAGCGGGCTTGCAAGTGCTGGTCACCGACCACCACTTGCCCGGCCATGAACTGCCGGCGGCGGACGCCATCGTCAACCCCAACCAGCCGGGCTGCGAGTTTCCGAGCAAGGCCCTGGCCGGGGTAGGGGTGATCTTCTATGTGCTGATGGCCCTGCGCGCACGCCTGCGCAGCTTGGGTCGCTATGAAACCCGGCCGCAGCCGAACATTGGCGAGCTGCTGGACCTGGTGGCTCTGGGCAGCGTGGCGGACGTGGTGCCCCTGGACGCCAACAACCGCATCCTGGTGCATCAGGGCCTGGAGCGGATTCGCGCCGGTCGCGCGCGGCCGGGGCTCAAGGCGATTCTCGAAGTGGCCAAGCGCGATCATTCGCGCATCACCTCCACCGACCTGGGTTTTATCCTCGGCCCGCGGCTTAACGCTGCAGGACGCCTGGACGACATGAGCCTGGGTATCGAGTGCCTGCTCAGCGACGACGTTTCCGCCGCTCGGGCCATGGCCGCCCAGCTCGACGAACTGAACCAGGACCGTAAATCCATCGAGCAGGGCATGCAGCGCGAAGCGTTGGCCCAGCTCAAGGAACTGCCGGTGGAGTCGATGCCGTTCGGCCTGTGCCTGTT
The DNA window shown above is from Pseudomonas protegens CHA0 and carries:
- a CDS encoding YaeQ family protein, whose product is MAQPSTTYKFELNLTDLDRGVYESVKQTIARHPSETEERMTVRLLSYAFWYNEHLSFGRGLSDVDEPALWEKSLDDRVLHWIEVGQPDADRLTWCSRRTERTSLLAYGSLRVWQTRVLDAVKNLKNLNIAGVPQEVLETLAKDMPRVIKWDVMISEGTIFVTDDRGQHEVQLEWLLGERG
- the recJ gene encoding single-stranded-DNA-specific exonuclease RecJ produces the protein MRIEPRELPAVLPFLGDLPPLLTRLYAARGVQSVEELDKSLARLIPFQQLKGIDAAVDLLVTALDQRQRILIVGDFDADGATASTVGLLGLRLLGAAHVDYLVPNRFEYGYGLTPEIVAVALQREPQLLITVDNGISSVEGVAAAKAAGLQVLVTDHHLPGHELPAADAIVNPNQPGCEFPSKALAGVGVIFYVLMALRARLRSLGRYETRPQPNIGELLDLVALGSVADVVPLDANNRILVHQGLERIRAGRARPGLKAILEVAKRDHSRITSTDLGFILGPRLNAAGRLDDMSLGIECLLSDDVSAARAMAAQLDELNQDRKSIEQGMQREALAQLKELPVESMPFGLCLFDADWHQGVIGILASRLKERYHRPTIAFADAGDGMLKGSARSVPGFHIRDALDAVAARHPQLISKFGGHAMAAGLSLPEQNFPAFAEAFDEEVRRQLREEDLTGRLLSDGTLAVEEFHLELARALRHAGPWGQHFPEPMFHGVFELVEQRIVGERHLKVVLRSECGSLKLDGIAFGIDREVWPNPTIRWVELAYKLDLNEFRGQETVQLMIAHIEPR